One Archaeoglobus neptunius DNA segment encodes these proteins:
- a CDS encoding GAF domain-containing protein has product MSVPPDVAEKVFEEWFSEVSKDLPPDIAKTARPLVRNLIVALLSGDKTVEKVMKQLDLELVERIIKSGNKPSDALSKTILLVEKLASVADPVTFKETVIDLVRFQSKVLKVVSEIYEKSIKDELEARRRVERAFRVLARVNETVLMAEDEKEILEKVCETIVDEGYAHAWIGYANKDGSVSPVAGYGSNYFREVEVRWDDSPLGQGPTGRAIRDRKIVIKGNLRSDFMWKDEATKRGFGSSIALPLIYKDSTFGSLNVYAIEEDAFDEEEKELLERIAAIISYGIALKRLKKEKERLIEQLDKNIEQFAILVDHIRNPLAAAHGFVESFVEDRNATEKIAEQLSRITRLVERLEKGWVESEKIREYLRKRGP; this is encoded by the coding sequence ATGTCAGTCCCCCCGGATGTCGCAGAAAAGGTTTTCGAAGAATGGTTCAGCGAAGTATCAAAGGATCTGCCTCCCGATATCGCAAAAACTGCCAGACCTTTGGTCAGAAATCTGATCGTTGCTCTGCTTTCGGGGGATAAAACTGTAGAGAAAGTCATGAAACAGCTTGATTTGGAGCTGGTTGAGAGGATAATAAAAAGCGGCAATAAACCATCAGATGCTCTTTCAAAAACGATTCTTCTGGTTGAGAAACTGGCTTCTGTTGCTGACCCGGTAACCTTCAAGGAGACTGTAATCGATCTGGTCAGATTCCAGAGTAAGGTTCTAAAGGTAGTTTCGGAGATCTACGAGAAGTCGATAAAGGATGAGCTTGAGGCCAGGAGAAGAGTGGAGAGGGCGTTTAGGGTTCTGGCCAGAGTTAACGAAACCGTGCTAATGGCCGAGGATGAGAAGGAGATTCTGGAAAAAGTCTGTGAAACAATCGTGGACGAGGGATACGCACACGCCTGGATTGGATACGCCAACAAGGACGGTAGTGTTTCGCCTGTCGCCGGCTACGGGAGCAATTATTTCAGGGAAGTTGAGGTGAGGTGGGACGATTCACCACTCGGGCAGGGGCCAACGGGAAGAGCGATCAGGGATAGAAAAATCGTGATCAAGGGTAACTTGAGATCGGACTTTATGTGGAAGGACGAGGCGACGAAAAGGGGTTTTGGATCGTCAATTGCTCTTCCGCTCATCTACAAGGATTCAACTTTTGGTTCTCTGAATGTTTACGCAATTGAGGAGGATGCTTTTGACGAGGAGGAGAAGGAATTGCTCGAACGCATCGCTGCAATCATATCGTATGGAATTGCCCTAAAAAGACTGAAAAAAGAAAAAGAAAGATTGATTGAACAACTGGATAAAAATATTGAGCAATTCGCCATTCTGGTGGATCACATCCGCAATCCTCTGGCTGCTGCACATGGTTTTGTGGAATCCTTTGTTGAAGACAGGAATGCCACAGAAAAAATAGCCGAACAGCTTTCAAGAATAACAAGACTCGTTGAAAGACTGGAAAAGGGCTGGGTGGAATCGGAAAAAATCAGGGAATATCTCAGGAAAAGGGGGCCCTAA
- the tgt gene encoding tRNA guanosine(34) transglycosylase Tgt encodes MRFKIKHTLDRMRAGKIKTRHGSFKTPVFIPVATLGAIRGLDNRDLKDMGVEVILANTYHLHLRPGDELIRELGGLHKFMNFDGAIVTDSGGFQAFSLGFGMEHGVGKIANNIFLEGLKEERLKEIQKERKKLASVTDRGVRFKDPKSGRIVELTPRKSMEIQSNLGSDIIFAFDECTSPLSDRAYTEKALERTHRWAEECLEYYDRRQALFGVVQGGEYRDLRERSARFMAEREFAGYGIGGSLGKSKQDMLNILDWVIPLLPEEKPRHLLGIGAVEDLFNCTERGVDMFDCVAPARWARRGHLYISPAEGGNRKNKFRIHIKNSGFREDTRPVDRTCKCLVCQNYSRAYLRHLYTSNELLYFRLATYHNLFFIMSLMDEIRRSIEEGTFYELKRVWLGVG; translated from the coding sequence ATGAGGTTCAAAATCAAACACACTCTCGACAGAATGCGTGCTGGAAAGATTAAAACCCGTCATGGTAGCTTTAAAACTCCCGTCTTTATTCCCGTAGCAACTCTGGGCGCCATCAGAGGCCTGGATAACAGGGATCTGAAGGATATGGGTGTGGAGGTTATTCTGGCAAACACATATCACCTCCACCTCAGGCCGGGCGACGAGCTGATCAGGGAACTTGGCGGGCTGCACAAATTCATGAACTTTGATGGGGCGATCGTAACGGACTCGGGTGGCTTTCAGGCTTTTTCACTGGGCTTTGGGATGGAGCACGGGGTGGGAAAAATAGCCAACAACATATTTCTTGAGGGTCTGAAGGAGGAAAGATTGAAGGAAATTCAGAAGGAGAGGAAAAAGCTTGCTTCTGTAACTGACAGGGGAGTGAGATTTAAAGACCCAAAATCGGGCAGGATTGTTGAGCTAACACCAAGAAAATCCATGGAAATTCAGTCAAATCTTGGTTCTGACATTATTTTCGCCTTTGATGAGTGCACATCTCCCCTGTCAGACAGAGCCTACACAGAGAAAGCTCTGGAAAGAACCCACAGATGGGCTGAGGAATGTCTGGAATACTACGACAGGAGACAGGCACTTTTTGGTGTCGTACAGGGGGGAGAGTATAGGGATTTAAGGGAGAGATCTGCAAGATTTATGGCGGAGAGGGAGTTTGCAGGCTATGGAATTGGAGGCTCACTGGGCAAGAGCAAGCAGGATATGCTAAACATTCTGGACTGGGTGATTCCACTGCTGCCCGAGGAGAAGCCAAGACATCTTCTGGGTATTGGGGCAGTCGAAGACCTGTTCAACTGCACAGAAAGAGGTGTGGACATGTTCGACTGCGTCGCTCCTGCAAGATGGGCAAGGAGGGGGCATCTCTACATCAGCCCGGCTGAGGGTGGAAACAGGAAAAACAAGTTCCGGATTCACATAAAAAACTCCGGATTCAGAGAGGATACGAGACCCGTGGACAGGACGTGCAAATGCCTCGTCTGTCAGAACTACTCCAGAGCTTACCTCAGACACCTCTATACGTCCAACGAGCTCCTGTACTTTAGACTCGCCACCTATCACAACCTCTTTTTCATCATGAGCCTCATGGATGAAATCAGAAGGTCCATTGAAGAGGGCACCTTTTACGAGCTCAAGAGGGTATGGCTTGGGGTTGGGTGA
- a CDS encoding TetR/AcrR family transcriptional regulator — protein MTDQSVKILDAALKLYTAKPPHDVSVEEIAREAGVSKSLIFYHFRNKQNLIKATVLHAFNRILNEFNPESLEDFVNYGVGFIKQRRELIEFLFYAFGYLQGEVEEVKTAFEEAMKKIQPLFEGCRYPKETALAIAAMLDGLSIYSLYCDIGEPDRYRRIALEFVESQRVRE, from the coding sequence ATGACTGACCAGTCAGTTAAAATCCTCGATGCAGCCTTAAAGCTTTATACAGCCAAACCACCTCATGATGTTAGCGTTGAAGAAATTGCGAGAGAGGCAGGAGTTTCGAAAAGTCTCATCTTCTATCACTTCCGGAACAAGCAAAATCTGATAAAAGCCACCGTACTGCATGCGTTTAACCGCATTCTTAATGAGTTCAATCCTGAAAGTCTCGAAGATTTTGTGAACTACGGAGTAGGTTTCATAAAGCAGAGGAGAGAGCTAATCGAGTTCCTGTTCTATGCCTTCGGCTACCTTCAGGGCGAAGTGGAAGAGGTTAAGACTGCTTTTGAGGAGGCGATGAAAAAAATTCAGCCGCTCTTTGAGGGGTGCCGGTATCCGAAAGAAACCGCCCTGGCTATCGCCGCAATGCTTGATGGGCTGTCCATTTATTCGCTGTACTGCGACATCGGAGAGCCTGACAGGTACAGACGAATTGCACTGGAGTTTGTTGAAAGTCAGAGGGTGAGAGAATGA
- a CDS encoding COG1361 S-layer family protein, which translates to MRILVFLSFLLLVASANAQPIVSVGYHTIPEKPSPGYFIISIDISNSGTDARNLGLLVQENEDGFYFIDNGEKKSILFLNLGDLSAGSTSVQIKAYAEKSGIYSVRVKLTYTNNSESYAINSIFGVLVYASPFIYTGDEISLKPGESRVVKLEIKNTGGGVESAVLSLISDYVTSKPVLIESWRGGETKTVYMTVSADRNAAEGVYEANLRLNYRSEFGESGVENVPVILRITPVPKISIRAHTIPEKIYVDSDFTLQLVLTSRNSNFNNLSVKLELPEGFEGESSKYIGRLDSGESVSTNLSLKAPKKSGNYRLSLVLSNGNMSQKYDIPIYVAEYGKISIDLAGVYTSPQEVHAGESFKLSIQLENSGKQDAKAVEIRLIFPEGLEGRDSYFIGTLESGDSATATFELKALADGNHEVKARISYMDQAFEVHEKERSFTVYVFSSNYTAEILAAVFILVVAGIAAYFKFGRK; encoded by the coding sequence ATGAGGATTCTGGTTTTTCTTTCCTTCCTGTTGTTGGTTGCCTCTGCAAATGCCCAGCCAATTGTGAGTGTCGGCTACCATACAATACCGGAAAAACCCTCGCCAGGCTACTTCATCATTTCAATAGATATTTCAAATTCGGGTACCGATGCCAGAAATCTTGGGCTGCTTGTTCAGGAGAACGAGGATGGGTTTTATTTTATTGACAACGGAGAGAAGAAATCGATCCTTTTCCTGAATCTCGGAGACCTCTCTGCTGGCAGCACCTCTGTTCAGATCAAGGCATATGCTGAGAAGTCCGGGATATACTCAGTAAGGGTGAAGCTGACGTACACCAACAACAGCGAAAGCTACGCCATAAATTCAATTTTTGGCGTTCTGGTTTATGCATCCCCTTTTATCTACACCGGGGATGAGATATCCCTGAAGCCGGGGGAGAGCAGGGTTGTGAAGCTTGAAATCAAAAATACGGGTGGAGGCGTTGAAAGCGCTGTATTAAGCCTCATATCGGATTACGTAACATCAAAGCCTGTTTTGATTGAATCGTGGCGTGGAGGAGAAACCAAAACGGTCTATATGACTGTAAGCGCTGATAGAAATGCGGCGGAGGGTGTTTACGAGGCGAACCTGAGACTGAATTACAGGTCTGAGTTTGGTGAAAGCGGTGTGGAGAATGTACCTGTGATTCTCAGAATAACTCCTGTTCCGAAAATCAGCATTAGGGCCCATACAATTCCGGAAAAGATCTACGTTGACTCGGACTTTACCCTTCAGCTCGTCCTCACATCCAGAAACTCTAATTTCAATAACCTGTCGGTGAAACTTGAATTGCCTGAAGGTTTCGAAGGAGAATCTTCAAAGTACATAGGTAGGCTCGATTCCGGAGAGAGTGTTTCGACTAACCTATCTCTCAAAGCTCCGAAAAAGAGCGGGAACTACAGACTGAGTCTCGTACTCTCAAACGGCAACATGAGTCAGAAATACGACATACCGATTTACGTGGCCGAGTACGGAAAAATTTCCATAGACCTTGCAGGAGTTTACACCTCACCCCAGGAAGTTCACGCAGGAGAGAGTTTCAAGCTATCAATTCAGCTTGAAAACAGCGGAAAACAGGATGCAAAAGCTGTTGAGATCAGACTGATCTTTCCTGAGGGGCTTGAGGGGAGAGACAGCTACTTTATAGGCACCCTCGAAAGCGGCGACTCTGCCACTGCCACATTCGAGCTTAAAGCTCTGGCTGACGGCAATCATGAGGTAAAGGCCAGAATCAGCTACATGGATCAGGCCTTTGAAGTACACGAAAAGGAAAGGAGCTTCACGGTTTACGTGTTTTCCTCAAACTATACGGCAGAGATACTGGCGGCGGTTTTCATTCTGGTTGTTGCTGGGATTGCAGCATACTTTAAGTTCGGGAGGAAGTAA
- a CDS encoding ABC transporter ATP-binding protein, translating to MLELRDVWKTYRMGKVEVNALRGIDLEIEMGEFVVVLGPSGCGKTTMLNIIGGIDRPTKGSIIFDGVDISQLDDRDLTLHRRKNIGFIFQFFNLIPTLTAMENVEIAASLVEKPRDTMEVLEIVGLRERANHFPSELSGGEQQRVAIARALVKNPPLILADEPTGSLDFETGKTVLQVMRDINKKEGVTFILVTHNSAISAIADRIVHLKDGRIDRIVENPSPMEPYDLKW from the coding sequence ATGCTTGAACTGAGGGATGTGTGGAAAACCTACAGAATGGGAAAGGTGGAGGTCAATGCGCTGAGGGGAATAGACCTTGAAATTGAGATGGGTGAGTTCGTGGTTGTGCTGGGCCCTTCTGGCTGCGGGAAAACGACGATGCTTAACATTATAGGTGGGATAGACCGACCTACGAAGGGGAGCATAATTTTCGATGGCGTGGACATATCGCAACTCGACGACAGGGATCTGACGTTGCACAGAAGGAAGAACATTGGATTCATATTTCAGTTCTTCAATCTGATACCCACCCTAACAGCAATGGAGAACGTTGAGATTGCCGCTTCGCTGGTTGAAAAACCGAGAGATACAATGGAAGTTCTGGAGATTGTTGGGTTGAGAGAGAGGGCGAATCATTTCCCTTCTGAGCTGAGCGGTGGAGAGCAGCAGAGGGTGGCAATAGCAAGGGCACTTGTCAAAAATCCACCGCTGATCCTTGCAGATGAACCGACGGGAAGCCTGGACTTTGAAACAGGAAAGACCGTTCTTCAGGTAATGAGGGATATAAACAAGAAGGAAGGGGTGACCTTTATCCTCGTCACACACAATTCAGCGATTTCTGCCATTGCCGACAGGATAGTTCACCTCAAGGACGGGAGGATAGACCGCATAGTTGAAAATCCATCCCCAATGGAGCCGTATGACCTCAAGTGGTAA